One window of uncultured Trichococcus sp. genomic DNA carries:
- the ugpC gene encoding sn-glycerol-3-phosphate ABC transporter ATP-binding protein UgpC translates to MVEIQLNSIHKKYDNSPNYSVTDFNLHIQDREFIVFVGPSGCGKSTTLRMIAGLEDISEGELVIGDTLMNDVAPKDRDIAMVFQNYALYPHMTVFDNMAFGLKLRKYSKDEIKKRVDNAADILGLTEYLDRKPAALSGGQRQRVALGRAIVRDAKVFLMDEPLSNLDAKLRVAMRAEIAKLHRRLNTTTIYVTHDQTEAMTMADRIVIMKDGFVQQIGSPKEVYDTPVNVFVAGFIGSPAMNFFNVTLQDGVITNGEGLKLTLPAGKRKVLEERGYNGKELIFGIRPEDIQSEQIVLDTNPTWAVKAEVVVSELLGAETMLYSKVGGTEFISRVDARDFHSPGEVIDLAFNMSKSHFFDMQSQDVIAIP, encoded by the coding sequence ATGGTAGAGATCCAGTTGAACAGCATCCATAAAAAATATGACAATTCCCCAAATTATTCCGTTACAGATTTCAACTTGCATATCCAAGATCGCGAATTCATCGTCTTTGTCGGTCCTTCCGGTTGCGGAAAATCAACGACACTGCGTATGATCGCCGGCCTGGAAGACATTTCCGAAGGCGAATTGGTCATCGGCGATACCTTGATGAACGATGTAGCGCCAAAAGACCGAGATATCGCGATGGTATTCCAGAACTATGCCCTGTATCCGCATATGACCGTATTCGACAATATGGCTTTCGGTCTGAAATTGAGAAAGTACAGCAAAGATGAAATCAAGAAGCGTGTCGATAACGCAGCGGACATCCTGGGCTTGACGGAATACTTGGACCGCAAACCGGCTGCCCTGTCCGGTGGTCAAAGACAGCGTGTCGCCTTGGGTCGCGCAATCGTGCGTGATGCAAAAGTCTTCCTGATGGATGAGCCTTTATCCAACTTGGACGCAAAATTGCGTGTGGCCATGCGTGCTGAAATCGCAAAATTGCACCGTCGCTTGAACACGACAACTATCTACGTAACCCATGACCAAACCGAAGCGATGACCATGGCGGACCGCATCGTCATCATGAAGGACGGCTTTGTGCAACAGATCGGCAGCCCGAAAGAAGTTTATGATACGCCAGTGAACGTCTTCGTAGCTGGATTCATCGGCTCGCCTGCCATGAACTTCTTCAACGTTACGTTGCAGGATGGCGTCATCACGAACGGCGAAGGCCTGAAACTGACCTTGCCGGCCGGAAAACGCAAAGTCCTGGAAGAACGCGGCTACAACGGCAAAGAATTGATCTTCGGCATCCGTCCGGAAGACATCCAAAGTGAGCAGATCGTTTTGGACACCAACCCGACTTGGGCTGTCAAAGCGGAAGTGGTCGTATCTGAGTTGCTGGGTGCCGAAACGATGCTTTACAGCAAAGTCGGCGGTACTGAATTCATTTCCCGTGTGGACGCGCGCGATTTCCATTCGCCAGGCGAAGTCATTGATTTGGCCTTCAACATGAGCAAGTCCCACTTCTTCGACATGCAATCCCAAGATGTGATCGCCATCCCTTAA
- a CDS encoding PIN/TRAM domain-containing protein, with translation MKRKIITAVFLMVGGSAGITALPYLWELAGIRNNLFNNVFVNFGVGALIFYLLSFLLMKLILDVIQKIENYFSTLSVSYMLFGSIGTIIGLVLAWLIGIPLTSLRIPVINDVLPAILSLILAYLGFRVGTTRIEEFRKLFAPKPKKQEETQMLDRKADDTFRKYKILDTSVIIDGRIYDIAKTGFLEGVIVIPNFVLRELQYIADSSDSLKRVRGRRGLDILNKLQKEEDIVVESYDGEFEEIPEVDSKLIRLAKLIDGIVITNDYNLNKVCEFQNVPVLNINALANAVKPVVIPGEYMVVTVIKVGTERNQGVAYLDDGTMIVVEDGQHYMNETIEVVVTSALQTAAGRMIFAKPAHSQKGIK, from the coding sequence TTGAAACGGAAAATCATTACGGCCGTCTTCCTGATGGTGGGCGGCAGTGCTGGGATTACAGCCCTGCCTTACCTGTGGGAATTAGCGGGCATACGAAACAATCTTTTCAACAATGTTTTTGTTAATTTTGGGGTTGGAGCACTTATATTTTATTTATTGTCATTCTTATTAATGAAATTGATTTTGGACGTTATCCAAAAGATAGAGAATTATTTCAGTACCTTATCGGTCAGCTACATGCTGTTCGGTTCGATCGGAACGATCATCGGGCTAGTGTTGGCTTGGCTGATCGGCATCCCGTTGACATCACTGAGGATTCCGGTCATCAACGATGTGCTTCCAGCCATTTTGTCCTTGATCTTGGCTTACTTGGGATTCCGCGTGGGAACGACCCGGATCGAAGAATTCCGTAAACTGTTCGCACCGAAACCGAAAAAGCAGGAAGAGACACAGATGCTTGACCGAAAAGCGGATGATACTTTCCGCAAATACAAGATTTTGGATACGAGCGTCATCATCGACGGGCGCATCTACGACATCGCCAAAACCGGCTTCCTGGAAGGCGTCATCGTCATCCCGAACTTCGTATTGCGTGAACTGCAGTATATCGCGGATTCCTCCGACAGCCTGAAGCGCGTCAGGGGCAGACGGGGATTGGACATCCTGAACAAACTCCAAAAAGAAGAGGACATCGTCGTGGAAAGCTATGACGGCGAATTCGAAGAGATTCCTGAAGTCGACAGCAAGCTGATCCGTTTGGCGAAATTGATCGACGGGATTGTCATCACGAACGACTATAACCTGAACAAAGTCTGTGAGTTCCAGAATGTGCCGGTGCTGAACATCAATGCCTTGGCCAATGCCGTGAAGCCGGTCGTCATACCCGGCGAATACATGGTCGTCACCGTCATCAAAGTCGGAACGGAACGCAACCAAGGGGTGGCCTATCTGGATGACGGCACGATGATCGTCGTCGAAGATGGACAGCATTACATGAACGAGACGATCGAAGTCGTCGTCACAAGCGCCTTGCAGACAGCTGCCGGCCGCATGATCTTTGCCAAGCCTGCGCATTCACAAAAAGGCATCAAATAG
- the radA gene encoding DNA repair protein RadA, producing the protein MAKKNAVKYVCQACGYESPKWLGRCPNCGTWNQMEEEKEATKAVKQQQRSNFSGNVPEAIAIQDIKTENLPRVKTQMEEVNHVLGGGIVPGSLILIGGDPGIGKSTLLLQVSAQINQGGHRVLYISGEESASQIKLRAERLGVKGTDFYIYPETDIDAIRSTIERIKPEFVIVDSIQTMIHPDNTSTAGSVSQVRECTAEFMRIAKSNDIAIFIVGHVTKEGAIAGPRMLEHMVDTVLYFEGDRHHAFRILRAVKNRFGSTDEIGVFEMIEGGLREVRNPSELFLEERLAGASGSAVVASLEGTRPILAEIQCLITPTVFGNARRTASGLDYNRVSLIMAVLEKRAGLLLQNQDAYFKSTGGVKLDEPAIDLAVAVSIASSYWDSETSATECFIGEIGLTGEIRRVSRIEQRVNEAQKLGFTKVYLPKNNMAGWKHPEGIQIIPVATLQETLRKVFPNKN; encoded by the coding sequence TTGGCAAAGAAAAATGCAGTGAAATACGTTTGTCAGGCTTGCGGATACGAGTCGCCGAAATGGCTGGGACGCTGCCCGAACTGCGGCACTTGGAACCAAATGGAGGAAGAAAAGGAAGCGACGAAAGCCGTGAAGCAACAGCAACGTTCCAATTTCAGCGGGAACGTACCTGAAGCGATCGCCATCCAGGACATCAAAACCGAGAACCTGCCGCGCGTCAAAACGCAGATGGAAGAAGTCAACCATGTGCTCGGCGGCGGCATCGTGCCCGGTTCGCTGATCCTGATCGGGGGCGACCCGGGAATCGGCAAGTCCACCTTGCTGCTGCAGGTTTCGGCGCAGATCAACCAAGGCGGTCACCGCGTCCTGTACATCTCCGGAGAGGAAAGCGCGAGTCAGATCAAATTGCGGGCGGAACGGCTCGGCGTCAAGGGCACCGATTTCTACATCTATCCGGAAACGGATATCGACGCAATCCGTAGCACGATCGAGCGGATCAAGCCGGAGTTCGTCATCGTGGACTCGATCCAGACGATGATTCATCCCGACAACACGAGCACGGCCGGCAGCGTCTCGCAAGTGCGCGAATGCACCGCCGAATTCATGCGGATCGCGAAGAGCAACGACATCGCCATCTTCATCGTCGGACACGTGACGAAGGAAGGCGCCATCGCCGGGCCGCGGATGCTGGAGCATATGGTGGATACGGTGCTGTATTTTGAAGGCGACCGGCACCATGCCTTCCGGATCTTGCGCGCCGTCAAAAACCGTTTCGGCTCGACCGACGAGATTGGCGTTTTCGAGATGATTGAGGGCGGCCTGCGCGAGGTGCGGAACCCTTCCGAACTGTTCCTGGAAGAGCGGCTCGCCGGAGCATCCGGATCGGCAGTCGTTGCCTCGCTCGAGGGCACGCGCCCGATTTTGGCCGAGATCCAATGCCTGATCACGCCGACGGTCTTCGGGAATGCCCGCCGGACTGCTAGCGGCTTGGACTACAACCGGGTCTCGCTGATCATGGCCGTGCTGGAAAAACGGGCGGGTTTGCTGCTGCAGAACCAGGATGCCTACTTCAAATCGACAGGCGGCGTGAAGTTGGATGAGCCGGCCATCGACTTGGCCGTGGCGGTCAGCATCGCCTCGAGCTACTGGGACAGCGAGACTTCCGCGACCGAGTGCTTCATCGGCGAAATCGGCCTGACCGGGGAAATCCGCAGGGTGAGCCGGATCGAGCAACGCGTCAATGAAGCGCAAAAGTTGGGCTTCACAAAGGTATATCTGCCGAAGAACAATATGGCCGGCTGGAAGCATCCGGAAGGAATCCAGATCATACCTGTCGCAACGCTACAAGAAACGCTGCGCAAAGTATTTCCGAATAAAAATTGA
- a CDS encoding alpha-amylase has translation MAGNGLMMQYFEWYLDDDGQLWNRLKEDAKHLKELGITAVWTPPAYKGTGTNDTGYGVYDLYDLGEFAQKGAVRTKYGTKEEYLAAIEALHAEGIAVYADVVLNHKAGADETERFLAYEVNPDNRQEKETKSYEIEGWTKFTFPGRGDKYSDFKWSWEHFTGTDFNNENGKEAIYMIKGFEKGWAENESVDSEYGNYDYLMYADIDYSHPAVVEEVKKWADWYIKETGVDGFRLDAVKHINDQFVQDFVQTIRAQHGDDFYVVGEYWKYRYGAIKEYLEATDFTFDLFDVALHQNFHVASQQGKDYDLRELFKQTLVAKNPTHAVTFVDNHDSQPGQALQSYVEPWFTPLAYGVTLLREQGFPCLFYGDYYGIKGPHPVDGQQTFLDKLLYLRANHAYGEQRDYFDHGNCVGWTRLGNEEHPYGLAAVLSNSEEGFKDMYVGEQYAGQTFADYTGNREDKVEIGEDGNGRFPVNAGSISVWVKEGISPEEAFDADAVE, from the coding sequence ATGGCAGGAAATGGATTGATGATGCAATATTTTGAATGGTATTTGGATGATGATGGTCAATTATGGAATCGCCTGAAGGAGGATGCCAAGCATCTGAAGGAATTGGGCATCACGGCTGTCTGGACTCCTCCGGCCTACAAAGGTACCGGAACGAACGATACAGGCTACGGCGTCTATGATCTCTACGATTTGGGCGAATTCGCCCAAAAAGGGGCCGTCCGCACAAAATACGGAACCAAGGAAGAGTACTTGGCTGCGATCGAAGCCTTGCATGCGGAAGGGATCGCCGTCTATGCCGACGTCGTACTGAACCATAAAGCCGGCGCGGACGAGACGGAACGCTTCCTTGCTTATGAAGTGAATCCCGACAATCGTCAGGAAAAGGAGACGAAATCCTATGAAATCGAAGGCTGGACGAAATTCACCTTTCCTGGCCGCGGCGACAAATATTCCGACTTCAAATGGTCCTGGGAGCATTTCACCGGGACGGACTTCAATAACGAGAACGGCAAGGAAGCCATCTACATGATCAAAGGCTTCGAAAAAGGCTGGGCGGAAAACGAGAGCGTCGACAGCGAGTACGGCAATTACGATTACTTAATGTATGCGGACATCGATTACAGCCATCCGGCAGTCGTCGAAGAAGTCAAGAAATGGGCGGATTGGTACATCAAGGAAACCGGCGTCGACGGCTTCCGTCTGGATGCAGTCAAACACATCAATGACCAGTTCGTGCAGGATTTCGTGCAGACGATCCGCGCTCAGCACGGCGATGATTTTTATGTGGTCGGTGAATATTGGAAATACCGTTACGGGGCGATCAAGGAATATCTGGAAGCGACCGACTTCACCTTCGATCTGTTCGACGTTGCCCTGCACCAAAATTTCCACGTCGCATCCCAGCAAGGCAAGGATTACGATCTGCGTGAGTTGTTCAAGCAGACGCTGGTCGCCAAGAACCCGACCCATGCGGTCACCTTTGTCGATAACCACGATTCCCAGCCGGGCCAAGCCTTGCAGTCCTATGTCGAGCCTTGGTTTACGCCATTGGCATACGGCGTGACGCTCTTGCGCGAACAAGGCTTCCCGTGCTTGTTCTACGGCGATTACTACGGCATCAAGGGCCCGCATCCGGTCGATGGCCAACAAACGTTCCTGGATAAACTGCTCTATTTGCGCGCCAACCATGCTTACGGCGAACAGCGCGACTACTTCGACCACGGCAACTGTGTCGGCTGGACCCGTCTCGGCAACGAGGAGCATCCCTACGGTTTGGCTGCAGTCCTTTCCAACAGCGAAGAAGGCTTCAAGGACATGTATGTCGGCGAGCAGTATGCCGGACAGACTTTCGCGGACTACACGGGCAACCGCGAAGACAAAGTCGAAATCGGCGAGGACGGCAATGGCCGGTTCCCTGTCAATGCCGGTTCGATTTCGGTCTGGGTCAAGGAAGGCATTTCTCCGGAGGAAGCATTTGACGCGGATGCGGTGGAATAG
- the gltX gene encoding glutamate--tRNA ligase: MTKKIRVRYAPSPTGNLHIGNARTALFNYLFARHNDGEFIIRIEDTDQKRNLEHGEESQLQNLKWLGMDWDEGPDKPGKVGPYRQSERQHIYDPLVDQLLLSNRAYKCYCTEEELETEREQQRARGEMPHYGGKCANLTPSQQAEKEAQGITPVIRFRVPIENTYTFDDIVKGPITFEASSVGGDYIIRKRDGFPTYNFAVAVDDHMMGITHVLRGDDHIANTPKQMMIYEAFEWKMPTFGHMTLIINSETGKKLSKRDETILQFIEQYKDLGYLPEAMFNFITLLGWSPVGEDEIFSKEDLIKMFDPERLSKSPAAFDQKKLEWINNQYMKSADLDTIVALAAPHLVAAGKLPENPSEADNEYAKKLIGLYHEQMSYAAEIVSLSEMFFADELNLDEEAQEILAAETAPVVLAAFKEQLLAIEPFEEAEILGAIKAVQKETKIKGKNLFMAIRVAVSGQMHGPEIGKTIEVLGREKSLAHLNSVLEKM; encoded by the coding sequence ATGACAAAGAAAATCCGCGTACGTTATGCACCAAGCCCAACCGGTAACCTGCATATCGGAAACGCCCGTACCGCATTGTTCAACTACCTGTTTGCCCGCCATAACGACGGCGAGTTCATCATCCGTATCGAAGACACGGACCAAAAACGCAACCTTGAACACGGCGAAGAAAGCCAACTGCAAAACTTGAAATGGTTAGGGATGGACTGGGATGAAGGTCCGGACAAACCAGGCAAGGTCGGCCCGTACCGCCAATCCGAAAGACAGCATATCTACGATCCGTTGGTCGATCAATTGCTTCTTTCCAACCGCGCCTACAAGTGCTACTGCACCGAGGAAGAATTGGAGACAGAACGCGAACAGCAAAGGGCACGCGGCGAAATGCCTCATTACGGCGGCAAATGCGCAAACTTGACGCCTTCCCAACAAGCTGAAAAAGAAGCACAAGGCATCACGCCGGTCATCCGTTTCCGTGTGCCGATCGAAAACACCTACACCTTTGACGATATCGTCAAAGGGCCGATCACATTCGAAGCCAGCAGCGTCGGCGGAGACTACATCATCCGCAAACGCGACGGCTTCCCGACCTATAATTTTGCGGTAGCCGTGGACGATCACATGATGGGTATCACCCACGTCCTGCGCGGGGATGACCATATCGCCAATACACCGAAACAAATGATGATCTACGAAGCATTCGAATGGAAAATGCCCACTTTCGGACACATGACGTTGATCATCAACAGCGAAACCGGCAAAAAACTGAGCAAGCGCGATGAAACGATCCTTCAGTTCATCGAACAATACAAAGACTTGGGCTACCTGCCTGAAGCGATGTTCAACTTCATCACACTGTTGGGCTGGTCACCGGTCGGGGAAGACGAAATCTTCTCGAAAGAAGATCTGATCAAGATGTTCGATCCGGAACGCCTGAGCAAATCACCAGCCGCCTTCGACCAGAAGAAACTGGAATGGATCAACAACCAGTACATGAAGAGTGCCGATTTGGACACAATCGTTGCTTTGGCCGCACCTCACTTGGTGGCTGCCGGAAAATTGCCGGAAAACCCGAGCGAAGCCGACAACGAATACGCGAAAAAACTGATCGGTCTTTATCACGAGCAAATGAGCTATGCCGCTGAGATCGTTTCCCTGTCGGAAATGTTCTTCGCTGATGAACTCAACCTGGATGAAGAAGCGCAGGAAATCCTGGCTGCCGAAACAGCGCCGGTTGTGCTTGCCGCATTCAAAGAACAATTGCTTGCCATCGAGCCTTTCGAAGAAGCCGAAATTTTGGGCGCCATCAAAGCAGTCCAAAAAGAAACCAAGATCAAAGGCAAGAACCTGTTCATGGCCATCCGTGTCGCCGTCAGCGGCCAAATGCACGGACCTGAAATCGGCAAGACCATCGAAGTGCTGGGCAGAGAAAAAAGCTTGGCCCACCTGAACAGCGTATTGGAAAAAATGTAG
- a CDS encoding VOC family protein: protein MNTLRGIHHVTAITSSAEKNYAFFTNILGMRLVKKTVNQDDIQTYHLFFADDRGSAGTDITFFDFPGIPKAVRGTNEIFKTGLRVPSDEALDYWVKRFDKYNVTHSGIYEQFGHRVIDFQDFDEQLYQLVSDESDSGVAPGIPWQKGPVPNEYGIRGLGPIFVRIADFNFYRQVLETVLGFRHMATDGDVHLFEVGEGGNGGRMIVEHNASLPQAQQGFGSVHHMAFRVKDRNELEEWIAHMGSYRFPISGYVDRFYFESLYANIAQGILLEFATDGPGFIDDEEPYETLGERLALPPKFRDSREEIEGLVRQFDTVRSTKTFEKEYLD, encoded by the coding sequence ATGAACACATTAAGAGGAATCCACCACGTCACCGCCATCACAAGCAGCGCCGAAAAGAACTACGCCTTCTTCACAAACATCCTGGGCATGCGCCTGGTCAAAAAAACCGTCAACCAGGACGACATCCAGACTTATCACCTTTTCTTCGCCGATGACCGCGGTAGTGCCGGGACGGATATTACTTTCTTCGATTTCCCGGGCATCCCGAAAGCCGTCAGAGGGACCAACGAAATCTTCAAGACCGGTCTGCGTGTTCCATCGGATGAAGCACTGGACTACTGGGTGAAACGTTTCGATAAATACAACGTCACGCATTCCGGCATCTATGAGCAGTTCGGCCACCGGGTAATTGACTTCCAGGACTTCGATGAGCAGCTGTATCAATTGGTTTCCGATGAATCCGACTCCGGCGTGGCTCCCGGCATTCCTTGGCAAAAAGGCCCAGTTCCGAATGAGTACGGCATCCGCGGTTTGGGTCCGATTTTCGTCCGCATCGCTGATTTCAATTTCTACAGGCAAGTGCTGGAGACTGTCCTTGGTTTCCGCCACATGGCAACCGACGGCGACGTCCATCTCTTCGAAGTGGGCGAAGGCGGAAACGGCGGCCGCATGATCGTAGAGCACAACGCTTCGCTGCCGCAAGCCCAGCAAGGTTTCGGCAGTGTCCACCACATGGCTTTCCGCGTGAAGGACCGCAACGAATTGGAAGAATGGATCGCGCATATGGGATCCTACCGCTTCCCGATCTCCGGCTATGTCGACCGCTTCTACTTCGAATCACTCTACGCCAACATCGCGCAGGGCATCCTGTTGGAATTCGCGACGGATGGTCCTGGATTCATCGATGATGAGGAGCCTTACGAGACATTGGGCGAACGCTTGGCCTTGCCGCCTAAATTCCGGGATTCCCGCGAAGAAATCGAAGGTTTGGTCCGCCAATTCGATACCGTGCGCAGCACGAAGACTTTCGAAAAAGAATATTTGGACTGA
- a CDS encoding dUTP diphosphatase, protein MNKRGFEVISSYADKNIQLPKRATKHAAGYDFEAAEEIVLPAIWKTVVKSAGLQLGELFGSDNDEAIEKKEQLLRPLLVPTGIKAYMQEDEYLQLTNRSSNPLKNFIVLPNGVGIVDADYYNNEGNEGHIYFQFLNFGLRDKVIRKGDRIGQGIFLQFLKADQDEAEGSERTGGFGSSGQA, encoded by the coding sequence ATGAACAAAAGAGGGTTTGAAGTCATCAGCAGTTATGCCGATAAAAACATCCAATTGCCCAAACGTGCAACGAAGCATGCAGCCGGATACGATTTTGAAGCAGCCGAAGAGATTGTGTTGCCGGCAATCTGGAAGACGGTCGTGAAAAGCGCGGGGTTGCAGCTTGGGGAACTGTTCGGGAGCGACAACGATGAGGCGATCGAAAAGAAAGAGCAGCTTTTGCGTCCGCTTTTGGTGCCTACCGGGATCAAAGCCTACATGCAGGAAGACGAGTACCTACAATTGACGAACCGCTCCAGCAATCCGCTGAAAAATTTCATCGTGCTGCCGAATGGCGTGGGCATAGTCGATGCGGATTACTACAATAACGAGGGCAACGAAGGCCACATCTACTTCCAGTTCCTGAATTTCGGCTTGCGCGACAAAGTCATCCGCAAGGGCGACCGCATCGGCCAAGGCATCTTCCTGCAGTTCCTGAAAGCCGACCAGGATGAAGCGGAAGGATCGGAACGCACAGGCGGATTCGGCTCGTCAGGCCAGGCCTAA